Proteins encoded by one window of Candidatus Methylomirabilota bacterium:
- a CDS encoding citrate/2-methylcitrate synthase — protein sequence PNPKLTLAANFLYMLSGQKPTDLAAKTFDVALILHADHEFNASTFAARVTAATLSDLHSAVVSGIGALKGPLHGGANEQVMRMVEQIQTPDRAEAWIRKALADKARIMGFGHRVYRVEDPRAKHLRRLATELGRQTGSTHYVQILNTVARVVTDEKKIYPNVDLYSGAAYASMGIPTDQFTPIFALSRVVGWSAHVLEQHAHNRLIRPRSEYTGPTRQAYVPLDRR from the coding sequence GCCGAACCCGAAGCTCACCCTGGCCGCCAACTTCCTCTACATGCTGAGCGGCCAGAAGCCGACGGACCTCGCGGCGAAGACCTTCGACGTCGCGCTGATCCTCCACGCCGACCACGAGTTCAACGCCTCCACCTTCGCCGCCCGCGTCACCGCGGCCACGCTGTCCGACCTGCACTCGGCGGTCGTCTCCGGGATCGGCGCGCTCAAGGGGCCGCTGCACGGCGGCGCCAACGAGCAGGTGATGCGGATGGTCGAGCAGATCCAGACCCCGGACCGGGCCGAGGCGTGGATCCGGAAGGCGCTGGCCGACAAGGCACGCATCATGGGCTTCGGCCACCGCGTCTATCGCGTCGAGGACCCGCGGGCCAAGCACCTGCGGCGGCTGGCGACGGAGCTGGGACGGCAGACCGGCAGCACCCACTACGTGCAGATCCTCAATACGGTCGCCCGCGTCGTCACCGACGAGAAGAAGATCTATCCGAACGTCGATCTCTACTCCGGCGCCGCCTACGCGTCCATGGGCATTCCCACCGACCAGTTCACGCCCATCTTCGCCCTGAGCCGGGTGGTCGGCTGGTCGGCCCACGTGCTCGAGCAGCACGCGCACAACCGGCTCATCCGGCCGCGCTCCGAGTACACGGGGCCCACCCGGCAGGCCTACGTCCCGCTCGACCGGAGATAG